From one Gracilibacillus salinarum genomic stretch:
- a CDS encoding AraC family transcriptional regulator: protein MEWTKINDISPLVRKVKITKSDHLSGEWTDFDHVFTYIEQGTADFILNGINYKVQEGDSLLFYPKMRHFIRSTSEEPLIQYIFHFDLYFNEVRSKWKEIGVMNEQRMTVPPEEMILMSSHPISNLSISSRIELRKCFLKMYQEYVNRQDFYSLRLKAATIDILSIFYQNQNKESNNEGSLTKGWGIIEKCINFIQDNYDIAELDSVMIGEYVGFSASHISFLFKEQLGVTLHNYITHVRIENAKKLMLESDDTITMISEQTGYKSIYSFSRSFKKKVGMTASQYIAYHSNVNL from the coding sequence TTGGAGTGGACGAAGATAAATGATATTTCTCCACTTGTTCGTAAAGTGAAAATTACTAAGAGTGACCATTTATCAGGAGAATGGACTGATTTTGATCATGTATTCACGTATATTGAACAAGGTACAGCGGACTTCATTCTTAATGGTATTAATTATAAGGTTCAAGAAGGTGACAGCTTACTGTTTTACCCAAAGATGCGGCATTTCATTCGCTCGACTTCTGAGGAACCATTAATTCAATATATTTTTCATTTCGATCTTTATTTTAATGAAGTTCGAAGTAAATGGAAGGAAATAGGTGTGATGAATGAACAAAGGATGACTGTTCCACCTGAAGAAATGATCCTAATGTCCAGTCATCCAATCTCTAATCTTAGCATATCTTCCCGGATAGAATTAAGAAAATGCTTCTTGAAAATGTATCAGGAATATGTGAATAGACAGGATTTTTATTCGTTAAGACTTAAAGCAGCTACAATTGATATTCTAAGTATTTTTTACCAGAATCAGAACAAAGAATCTAATAATGAGGGCAGTCTTACCAAAGGTTGGGGGATAATCGAAAAATGTATCAATTTTATACAGGATAATTATGATATTGCTGAATTGGATAGTGTAATGATAGGTGAATATGTAGGGTTCTCTGCTAGTCATATTTCCTTTTTATTTAAAGAGCAGCTCGGTGTTACCCTTCATAATTATATTACACATGTTCGCATCGAAAATGCCAAGAAGCTTATGCTGGAAAGCGACGATACCATAACGATGATCTCTGAACAGACAGGATACAAAAGTATTTATTCCTTCAGTAGATCTTTTAAGAAAAAGGTTGGAATGACTGCGAGTCAATATATTGCGTATCATTCTAATGTTAATCTATAG
- a CDS encoding carbohydrate ABC transporter permease yields the protein MYKTGAKIVKVLTNIFVLLFTLSAIFPVVWMLYTSLKTNKEFLANTLSFPIAPTLINYLNTFEVGELRHALFSSVFNTIITVPLIVFFSFILAYFFARFKFRGKGILFGLILIGMLVPLHSLLVPLFVQFKTTGMLDNRFTLILPYIAFNLPLSVFLFQSFIKEIPSEIEEAAYIDGSSFDRTLFRIILPICMPMVATVAILNVLHVWNEFPFALVLNKSPEFYTLPVWLTFFNGAYTTDYTGKIAGLMITSLPTIILYMFFSKRIIQGMTSGSVKG from the coding sequence ATGTATAAAACAGGAGCAAAAATAGTTAAAGTACTAACCAATATATTTGTATTATTGTTTACTTTGTCTGCGATTTTTCCAGTTGTTTGGATGCTTTATACATCATTGAAAACAAATAAAGAATTTCTGGCAAATACATTATCATTCCCCATTGCTCCAACTCTAATTAATTATTTGAACACATTTGAGGTAGGGGAGCTCAGACACGCTCTTTTTAGTAGTGTTTTCAACACCATCATAACAGTGCCTTTAATAGTATTTTTTTCCTTCATACTTGCTTACTTTTTTGCCAGATTTAAGTTTAGGGGAAAAGGTATCTTATTTGGACTTATCCTGATTGGGATGCTTGTACCTCTGCATTCTTTGTTGGTGCCATTGTTTGTACAATTCAAAACAACAGGAATGCTTGATAACCGATTCACTTTAATTTTGCCTTATATTGCTTTCAATTTACCATTGTCAGTCTTTTTGTTTCAAAGTTTCATAAAGGAAATACCTTCAGAAATAGAAGAAGCAGCATATATCGATGGGAGTTCTTTCGATCGTACACTTTTTCGGATTATTTTACCGATTTGTATGCCAATGGTTGCGACTGTTGCAATCTTAAATGTTCTACATGTGTGGAATGAATTTCCGTTCGCATTAGTGTTAAATAAATCACCAGAATTTTATACTCTTCCAGTATGGTTGACGTTCTTTAATGGAGCATATACGACAGATTATACGGGGAAAATTGCAGGTTTAATGATTACTTCTCTTCCTACGATTATTCTTTACATGTTCTTTAGCAAACGGATTATACAAGGTATGACATCAGGATCTGTTAAAGGATGA
- a CDS encoding carbohydrate ABC transporter permease, with protein MNGTLFKLKANHILKYLFPVLLIYSVAVLIPLVMSFVYSLFDDTGTAFIGLQNYAALLKDSVFWISFKNNIILVVFCVVGQVGIAFIVAALLNTKFLKMRSLHRLAIFLPVVLAPVVTGYLWTIIYNYRFGLLNWFIGLFGMEPGLWLDDPEKVIYMVSIPLIWQYIGLYLIIFLAGMQNIPKEISDAAEIDGANWFQKNLYVNIPMLKGVTQVALMLCISGTMKTFDHIFVMTGGGPGTGSLVMAQHAYNNAFLMSKTGYGSAVSIGMMILSATIILVTMKLIGMSDKNV; from the coding sequence ATGAACGGAACATTATTTAAACTAAAGGCAAACCACATTTTGAAATACTTGTTTCCTGTTTTGTTGATTTATAGCGTAGCCGTACTAATCCCTTTAGTCATGTCTTTTGTGTACAGTTTGTTCGATGATACCGGTACTGCTTTTATCGGTTTGCAAAACTATGCTGCATTACTGAAAGACTCTGTTTTTTGGATTTCCTTTAAAAATAATATTATTCTAGTTGTCTTTTGTGTTGTCGGTCAGGTAGGAATAGCGTTTATTGTCGCAGCTCTTCTGAATACAAAATTTTTAAAAATGCGGAGTCTGCATCGACTAGCCATATTTCTTCCAGTCGTACTTGCTCCGGTGGTAACTGGTTACTTGTGGACAATTATTTATAATTATCGATTTGGATTATTGAACTGGTTTATTGGTCTATTTGGAATGGAACCTGGCCTATGGCTGGATGACCCGGAAAAAGTAATTTATATGGTTTCCATTCCTTTGATATGGCAATATATCGGACTCTATTTGATTATCTTTTTAGCAGGTATGCAGAATATTCCAAAAGAAATATCGGATGCTGCAGAAATCGATGGAGCAAATTGGTTTCAGAAGAATCTTTACGTCAATATTCCAATGTTAAAAGGGGTTACGCAAGTAGCTTTAATGTTATGTATATCCGGAACGATGAAAACATTTGATCACATTTTTGTAATGACAGGCGGAGGCCCAGGAACTGGTTCACTTGTTATGGCGCAACATGCCTATAATAATGCATTTTTAATGTCCAAGACAGGTTATGGTAGTGCGGTTTCAATCGGAATGATGATCTTAAGCGCGACTATTATTCTGGTTACTATGAAATTGATTGGGATGAGTGATAAAAATGTATAA
- a CDS encoding extracellular solute-binding protein has translation MKLYVFRLMSVLTLIFVLTACSTNTNNNSEEENAAKESRNEEEITLTLGHYRVTDNPIDQLFVKTVEQFKEDHPEVTIEENAVAHDPYRTRMTTLSASGELPDIFMANGSMLIDYISKDYVASWNDILDEDTEWRDGFINNAFDDFSSDDNIYGIPVQMQGVHTIYYNQKIFEEVGINEFPKTYSAFQDAIQTIKEADYTPIVMGNKPNWPFGSTFFSTFADRITGTEWFAGLETGESKFTDPEFIQVLEETKELAESGAFNPDINSIDPEQAANVYFTEEAAMMVIGPWGIRDYFLNAPDEVKENTHLALLPEIDGGKGKANAVAGGGGWSYAINGQLEGKKKELAIEFVKSLTNDAFAQGMLENNGMPMRNLDTTDAELTPLQEEYFSMMDGIEYTPVYDIRLEPAVVESLYRGLQDMLIGGVTPEQLAENVQSNVGN, from the coding sequence ATGAAACTATATGTGTTCCGTTTGATGTCTGTCTTAACATTAATCTTTGTTCTAACTGCTTGTAGTACGAATACGAATAATAATTCAGAAGAAGAAAATGCTGCGAAGGAGTCTCGAAATGAGGAAGAAATAACATTGACATTAGGTCACTATCGTGTAACAGATAATCCAATTGATCAACTTTTTGTTAAAACAGTAGAGCAGTTTAAGGAAGATCATCCTGAAGTAACCATAGAAGAAAATGCAGTCGCACATGATCCATATCGAACAAGAATGACGACATTAAGTGCCTCAGGTGAATTACCAGATATTTTCATGGCCAATGGTTCCATGCTTATCGATTATATTTCGAAAGATTATGTTGCTTCTTGGAATGATATTTTGGATGAAGATACGGAATGGCGGGATGGCTTTATTAATAATGCATTTGATGATTTTAGCTCTGATGACAATATTTATGGTATACCTGTTCAAATGCAGGGAGTCCACACAATTTACTATAATCAAAAAATATTTGAAGAAGTAGGAATTAATGAATTTCCCAAGACTTACTCCGCATTCCAAGATGCTATACAAACAATTAAAGAAGCAGATTATACACCAATTGTGATGGGGAATAAACCGAACTGGCCATTTGGTTCTACATTTTTTAGTACATTTGCGGATCGTATTACCGGTACAGAATGGTTTGCTGGATTAGAGACTGGTGAATCTAAGTTTACGGATCCGGAGTTTATTCAGGTATTAGAAGAAACGAAAGAACTTGCGGAAAGTGGAGCATTCAATCCTGATATTAACAGTATTGATCCAGAACAGGCTGCTAATGTGTACTTCACTGAGGAAGCGGCAATGATGGTAATCGGACCATGGGGGATAAGAGATTATTTTTTAAATGCTCCAGATGAGGTGAAAGAAAATACGCATTTAGCTCTTCTTCCAGAGATTGACGGAGGAAAAGGAAAAGCGAATGCTGTAGCAGGTGGTGGAGGATGGTCATATGCGATTAATGGTCAACTAGAGGGAAAGAAAAAAGAATTAGCAATCGAATTTGTTAAATCGTTGACAAATGATGCATTTGCACAAGGAATGCTTGAGAATAATGGGATGCCAATGAGAAATTTGGATACAACTGATGCAGAATTAACACCATTGCAAGAGGAATATTTCTCTATGATGGATGGAATAGAATATACGCCCGTGTATGATATTCGTCTTGAACCTGCGGTAGTTGAATCCTTATATAGAGGGTTGCAAGATATGCTTATTGGAGGGGTTACCCCTGAGCAATTAGCTGAGAATGTTCAAAGTAACGTAGGAAATTAA
- a CDS encoding IS3 family transposase (programmed frameshift) encodes MAKRERRTFSNEFKEQIVQLHLSGKPRNEIIKEYELTPSAFDKWVSQHKTTGSFEEKDNRTPEQEELIRLRKENQRLAMENDIFKASRADYGTKVDVIRNNSHKYSVSAMCAVLQLPRSTYYYEAKIRDDQEKEELTELIIDIFKKNRSVYGQRKIKKELYKKGWQVSRRRIGQIMKEQGLVSKYTIAQFKPTKTTVNESEIGNTLNREFDQDEELKVIVSDLTYVRVQQKWHYICVLVDLYNREIIGHSAGPHKDAALVQRAFSTVKYNLNRLELFHTDRGSEFKNKLIDEALETFEIKKSLSNKGTPYDNAVAEATFKTIKTEFVSGMVFSSQRELDLELFDYVNWFNNIRIHGSLDYLTPKEYKNKHQAGMCAIS; translated from the exons ATGGCCAAAAGAGAAAGAAGAACATTTTCAAATGAGTTTAAAGAACAAATCGTCCAGTTGCACCTTTCAGGTAAACCTAGAAATGAGATTATCAAAGAATACGAGTTGACACCTTCTGCCTTTGATAAGTGGGTTAGTCAACATAAAACAACTGGATCCTTTGAAGAGAAAGACAACAGAACTCCGGAACAGGAGGAGTTAATCAGACTTCGTAAAGAAAATCAAAGACTCGCAATGGAAAATGATATTT TTAAAGCAAGCCGCGCTGATTATGGGACGAAAGTAGATGTGATCCGTAATAACAGTCATAAATACTCTGTATCAGCAATGTGCGCCGTCCTACAACTTCCAAGAAGTACGTACTACTATGAAGCCAAAATCCGTGATGACCAAGAGAAAGAAGAATTAACAGAACTGATTATAGATATATTTAAAAAGAACCGCAGTGTCTATGGTCAGCGTAAGATAAAAAAGGAGCTATATAAGAAAGGCTGGCAAGTTTCACGTCGCCGTATTGGGCAAATAATGAAAGAACAAGGACTTGTCTCCAAATACACAATTGCTCAATTTAAACCAACGAAAACTACTGTAAATGAGTCTGAAATTGGAAACACCTTGAATCGAGAATTTGATCAAGATGAAGAATTAAAGGTCATTGTGAGTGATTTAACATACGTTCGTGTACAACAAAAATGGCACTATATTTGTGTATTAGTAGATTTATATAATCGGGAAATCATTGGACACAGTGCTGGTCCTCATAAGGACGCAGCTTTAGTTCAACGTGCCTTTTCGACAGTGAAGTACAATCTAAATCGTCTCGAACTTTTCCATACAGACCGAGGAAGTGAGTTTAAAAATAAACTTATTGATGAAGCGCTGGAGACTTTTGAGATTAAAAAATCCTTAAGTAATAAAGGTACACCGTATGACAATGCAGTGGCTGAAGCAACATTCAAAACGATTAAAACAGAATTCGTAAGTGGTATGGTCTTTTCAAGTCAACGAGAGCTTGATCTGGAGCTCTTTGATTACGTAAATTGGTTTAATAATATTCGAATTCATGGATCCTTAGACTATTTAACACCTAAGGAATATAAGAATAAGCATCAGGCAGGTATGTGCGCTATTTCGTAG
- a CDS encoding replication protein yields MANPQVEDGYIRIANDLWNEVLRRAFSKRQTNLILFIWRLSYGTGQSDCLIPSFTNFELAGMYKQDVKKELTFLRDCAVLYWDSQTMVFWINKNYHLWQITPNKKWDNERFKQLLKKNVHRKKANTSDAQPVTAERKQVSDVLTKPGKTVSKSLTSKLVKYVPENSVKSMVIRDPASRKTEGKTEGRKDRKECNSYRDPRFRELMQFYRENLQIGLTDSPYNYELLTQWYEEYGHELVMEAMRNATRAEAKGVKYLESVLLNWANMGVKTAADVTVMQKQRNVSQRKPSYQKNRADAKRDIVPDWYVKQKSEPVKEDSMTEEEKDRRAAEVDRMFGMSTLN; encoded by the coding sequence ATGGCAAATCCACAAGTGGAGGATGGGTACATAAGAATAGCAAATGATTTATGGAATGAGGTATTACGACGCGCTTTCTCAAAGAGGCAGACGAATCTGATTCTGTTCATCTGGCGGTTATCGTACGGAACCGGACAGAGTGATTGCTTGATTCCGAGCTTTACCAATTTTGAATTAGCAGGCATGTATAAACAGGACGTGAAGAAGGAGCTTACCTTCCTACGTGATTGTGCCGTGCTTTATTGGGATTCGCAAACGATGGTGTTCTGGATAAATAAAAACTATCACCTCTGGCAAATTACACCGAATAAGAAGTGGGACAATGAGCGTTTTAAACAGCTTCTGAAAAAGAATGTACATCGTAAGAAAGCGAACACTTCAGATGCACAACCTGTCACTGCAGAAAGGAAGCAGGTCAGTGATGTACTGACGAAACCGGGTAAAACGGTAAGTAAATCACTTACCTCCAAGTTAGTAAAATACGTACCAGAAAATAGCGTTAAGTCAATGGTGATAAGGGATCCAGCTTCCCGAAAGACAGAGGGAAAGACAGAAGGGAGGAAAGATAGAAAAGAATGTAATAGTTATAGAGACCCGCGCTTTCGCGAATTAATGCAATTTTATCGTGAAAATTTACAAATAGGATTAACCGATTCGCCTTATAACTATGAATTACTGACCCAATGGTATGAGGAGTATGGCCATGAACTGGTAATGGAAGCAATGAGAAATGCTACCAGGGCCGAAGCAAAAGGAGTGAAATATCTAGAAAGCGTGCTGTTGAACTGGGCAAATATGGGTGTGAAAACAGCAGCGGATGTAACGGTTATGCAGAAGCAAAGAAACGTAAGTCAACGTAAGCCGTCCTACCAGAAGAATCGTGCTGATGCTAAGCGGGATATTGTACCGGATTGGTATGTGAAACAGAAGAGTGAGCCGGTAAAAGAAGATAGTATGACAGAAGAGGAGAAGGATAGGAGAGCGGCTGAGGTCGATCGGATGTTTGGTATGTCAACACTAAACTGA
- a CDS encoding sigma-70 family RNA polymerase sigma factor has product MEFQEVLAEHERMIHHFIHRYQIRDAEGEFYQEGLIAVWHAYQQHDPSKSKLSTFIYSSISRRFLNMMQKHNRDQKKQQDWLEQVREDDLWAEDNYPFDSYLMNTLKQELSEKQWCWLIEFIIEDQSVKSIATRHDTTEVAVKNWGRMAKQKIRKVMEG; this is encoded by the coding sequence ATGGAATTTCAAGAAGTGTTGGCAGAACATGAGCGCATGATTCACCATTTTATTCATCGTTATCAGATACGGGATGCAGAGGGCGAATTCTACCAGGAAGGGCTAATAGCTGTCTGGCATGCTTATCAGCAGCACGATCCTTCTAAATCGAAATTATCCACGTTTATTTACAGTTCGATATCCAGACGTTTTCTTAATATGATGCAGAAGCACAACCGTGATCAGAAGAAGCAGCAAGACTGGCTGGAGCAGGTGAGGGAAGACGACTTATGGGCAGAGGATAATTATCCTTTCGATAGTTACCTGATGAACACGCTCAAGCAGGAATTATCGGAGAAGCAATGGTGCTGGCTAATTGAATTTATCATAGAGGATCAATCTGTGAAATCCATCGCAACACGTCACGATACGACAGAGGTGGCTGTGAAGAACTGGGGGAGAATGGCGAAACAGAAGATTCGGAAGGTGATGGAGGGGTAA
- a CDS encoding MurR/RpiR family transcriptional regulator, which yields MLINKMKYMKDLTNQEIHIVEYILHNPETVFKLTASELAKLTYTSSPTIVRLCKKLGTKGFPDFQLQFALEYKESDLTNKIKSEDDQDKNELQSKIDSLPYIYEEAVIETRKHFNISELTEIIDWLRDAHRIDIYGVDANYYIAQQVCAKWNEIGVHAMSHNSVNYHLLNNARDNQTTVSFVISHTGTNNAIIDIAKKIKPTNQKVISITGSQDNDLARIADKNIQSYYNNKIAHLVKLTNIITTQYIFDVLYLGLLNK from the coding sequence ATGCTAATAAACAAGATGAAGTATATGAAAGATCTTACCAATCAGGAAATACACATAGTGGAATATATACTTCATAACCCTGAAACAGTTTTTAAGCTGACTGCTAGTGAATTAGCAAAATTAACCTATACCAGTTCACCCACAATCGTTAGATTATGCAAGAAATTGGGGACAAAAGGATTTCCCGATTTCCAACTTCAGTTTGCCCTTGAATATAAAGAATCTGACTTAACAAATAAAATAAAAAGTGAGGATGATCAGGACAAAAATGAACTTCAAAGCAAAATTGATTCCCTCCCTTATATCTATGAAGAAGCTGTAATAGAGACTCGAAAACACTTTAACATTTCAGAACTGACGGAGATCATTGATTGGTTACGGGATGCACATCGAATTGATATTTATGGGGTGGATGCGAACTATTACATCGCCCAGCAAGTTTGTGCGAAGTGGAATGAAATAGGTGTGCATGCTATGTCGCATAACAGTGTGAACTATCATTTATTAAATAATGCGAGAGATAATCAGACGACCGTTTCATTTGTCATCTCCCATACTGGTACAAACAACGCCATTATCGACATAGCAAAAAAAATAAAACCGACAAACCAAAAAGTTATCTCTATTACTGGTTCTCAGGACAATGACTTAGCAAGGATAGCTGATAAAAATATTCAAAGCTATTATAATAATAAAATCGCGCATTTAGTAAAACTTACCAATATAATCACGACTCAATATATTTTTGACGTCCTATATTTAGGTCTTTTAAACAAATAA
- a CDS encoding Gfo/Idh/MocA family oxidoreductase, producing the protein MMNIAIIGYGNAVLNYHLPYLERRETINVKYIFRREEDRVKEGTEHENWYPSIRFTTNLDDILHDTDIDLVVICTHVDSHVEYATRALENSKHVLVEKPFAPTIEEANQVFDLAKSKGLIAMANQNRRFDGDFLTLKKVLESGKLGNIIEIQSHYDYFMPQFAKKGNYGFLYGLAVHTIDQIISVYGKPDDIHYDVRSAFYPGESDDYIDIDFYFGRTKVTVKSSIAVKLEHPKFTVHGDKGSFIKYSSGHQKKNPDGPTQVNFEVEPESNWGSISYIDEKGKEYEERVPSEITDYGILYEKLYQAINNNGEKPVKDEEVVTVLHVLENGLAVAKNTK; encoded by the coding sequence ATGATGAATATTGCAATAATTGGCTACGGAAACGCTGTTCTTAATTATCACTTACCTTATTTGGAAAGAAGAGAAACAATTAATGTCAAATACATTTTTCGCAGAGAAGAAGATCGAGTTAAAGAAGGTACAGAACACGAGAACTGGTATCCCTCTATTCGATTCACTACCAATTTAGACGACATTTTGCATGATACCGATATAGACTTGGTTGTGATCTGTACACATGTAGATAGCCATGTTGAATATGCAACACGTGCATTAGAAAATAGCAAGCATGTCCTTGTCGAAAAACCTTTTGCGCCAACAATTGAAGAAGCAAATCAAGTATTTGATTTGGCAAAATCTAAAGGACTTATTGCAATGGCGAACCAAAACAGAAGGTTTGACGGTGATTTTCTTACACTTAAAAAAGTACTGGAAAGTGGAAAATTAGGAAATATTATCGAAATCCAATCCCATTATGATTACTTCATGCCACAATTCGCAAAGAAAGGAAACTATGGATTTTTATATGGACTTGCTGTGCATACGATTGATCAAATCATTTCCGTCTACGGCAAACCAGATGATATTCACTATGACGTAAGAAGTGCTTTTTATCCGGGAGAATCAGATGATTATATCGATATTGACTTCTACTTTGGAAGAACCAAAGTAACAGTAAAAAGCAGTATCGCAGTAAAACTGGAGCACCCGAAATTTACAGTTCATGGAGATAAAGGCAGTTTTATTAAATATAGCAGCGGACACCAAAAAAAGAACCCAGACGGACCAACACAGGTAAATTTTGAAGTAGAACCGGAAAGTAATTGGGGTTCCATATCCTATATTGATGAGAAAGGGAAGGAATATGAGGAAAGAGTACCTTCAGAGATAACGGATTATGGCATTCTATACGAAAAGCTATATCAGGCCATTAACAATAATGGTGAAAAACCCGTTAAAGATGAAGAAGTGGTTACCGTTTTACATGTACTCGAAAATGGACTTGCTGTTGCAAAGAATACAAAATAA
- a CDS encoding Gfo/Idh/MocA family protein: protein MKIGTIGTGLIVDVFLSAINKIDGIECVAMYSRKEETARPLAEKHHVETIYTDIKQLFMDPTIDFVYVASPNSFHYEHAYQALENGKHVICEKPFTSTARETKRLKELAKTNERMLFEGITNIHLPNYQLIKEHVNKLGKLKLVQCNYSQYSSKYGALLNGDLPNVFNPEFSGGALADINIYNLHFVLNLFGAPLSVNYTANKHPNGIDTSGILLMEYPDFIAECAGAKDTKSMNFVLIQGENGYIHVENGANGCQNVILHVDDQSSQLNNQTTANTLYYELLVFKDIFDNKDFDRCHELLDYSHSVMEVYETARKTANIVFPADNC, encoded by the coding sequence ATGAAGATAGGAACGATAGGAACTGGATTAATAGTAGATGTATTTTTATCAGCCATCAATAAAATAGATGGGATAGAATGTGTAGCAATGTATTCTCGCAAAGAGGAAACTGCTAGACCATTAGCTGAGAAACACCATGTAGAAACAATCTATACAGATATCAAACAATTATTTATGGACCCAACTATAGATTTTGTCTATGTTGCCTCTCCCAATAGTTTTCATTATGAGCATGCGTATCAGGCATTAGAGAATGGAAAGCATGTTATTTGTGAGAAACCTTTCACATCTACAGCACGTGAAACGAAAAGATTGAAGGAATTAGCTAAAACAAATGAACGAATGCTATTTGAAGGAATCACCAATATTCATTTACCAAATTATCAATTGATTAAAGAACACGTAAACAAATTAGGTAAGCTAAAGTTAGTCCAATGTAATTATAGCCAATATTCCAGCAAATATGGTGCATTACTAAATGGAGATTTACCCAACGTGTTTAACCCTGAATTTTCTGGAGGAGCGTTAGCAGACATCAACATATATAACCTGCATTTTGTACTAAACTTATTTGGGGCACCTTTATCAGTCAACTATACAGCTAATAAACATCCAAATGGGATCGATACATCAGGTATCCTGCTAATGGAATACCCTGACTTTATTGCAGAATGCGCAGGAGCCAAGGATACAAAAAGTATGAATTTTGTCCTTATTCAAGGGGAAAATGGTTACATTCATGTGGAAAATGGTGCGAATGGATGCCAAAATGTCATCTTACATGTTGATGACCAATCGTCTCAGCTGAATAATCAAACGACAGCGAACACTTTGTATTATGAACTTCTTGTATTTAAAGATATTTTTGATAATAAAGACTTCGACCGTTGTCATGAATTATTAGACTACTCACACTCTGTGATGGAAGTGTATGAGACAGCGAGAAAAACAGCAAATATTGTCTTCCCTGCTGATAATTGTTAA